Proteins encoded together in one Orcinus orca chromosome 13, mOrcOrc1.1, whole genome shotgun sequence window:
- the AHSA2P gene encoding activator of 90 kDa heat shock protein ATPase homolog 2 isoform X2 has translation MAKWGQGDPRWIVEEREDGTNVNNWHWTERDATSWSKGKLRELLVGIAVENEAGRCEISELKQVEGEASCSSRKGKLIFFYEWNIKLGWKGIIKESGAKHKGLIEIPNLSEENEVDDTEVNVSKKKGDGNILKDLMKTAGTAKVREALGDYLKALKTEFTMGMILPTKAMATQELTVKRKLSETTLQASSPVELGVRIPTVALHMTELFDTAIEQLYRIFTVKDLVQKFSKSPAVLEAEKGRKFQMFDGNITGEYVELLTNKKIVMKWRCRNWPEEHYAIVALNFVPTLGQTELQLDCKGVPVCEEENMKFCWQKQHFEEIQGLLQLIT, from the exons ATGGCCAAGTGGGGCCAGGGAGACCCGCGCTGGATCGTGGAGGAGCGGGAGGACGGGACCAACGTGAACAACTGGCACTG GACAGAGCGGGATGCCACCAGCTGGTCCAAGGGGAAGCTCCGTGAGCTCCTGGTGGGCATTGCTGTGGAGAATGAGGCTGGCCGTTGCGAGATCAGTGAGCTGAAGCAGGTGGAAGGCGAGGCTTCCTGCAGCAGCCGCAAAGGAAAGCTGATTTTCTTCTATGAGTGGAACATCAAACTGGGCTGGAAAG GTATAATTAAAGAATCTGGTGCGAAGCACAAGGGGTTGATTGAAATACCCAACCTgtctgaagaaaatgaagtagATGACACTGAG GTGAACGTGagtaaaaagaaaggagatgggAATATACTGAAGGATCTTATGAAAACTGCAGGCACCGCCAAggtcagggaagcccttggagaTTACCTGAAGGCACTTAAGACGG AATTTACAATGGGAATGATTTTACCAACCAAAGCTATGGCAACCCAGGAATTGACTGTTAAAAGGAAACTGAGTGAGACTACCTTGCAG GCCTCCTCTCCAGTGGAGCTGGGCGTAAGGATTCCTACTGTGGCACTGCACATGACGGAACTGTTTGACACAGCTATTGAGCAGCTGTACAGAATCTTCACTGTGAAAGAT TTGGTGCAAAAATTTTCCAAATCTCCTGCTGTATTAGAAgctgaaaagggaaggaaattccaAATGTTTGATGGGAACATCACTGGTGAATATGTAGAATTG TTAACAAATAAAAAGATCGTCATGAAATGGAGATGTAGGAACTGGCCAGAAG aacaCTATGCAATAGTTGCACTGAATTTTGTGCCTACTCTAGGGCAGACGGAATTACAATTGGACTGTAAAGGAGTTCCTGTCTGTGAAGAAGAGAACATGAAATTCTGTTGGCAGAAGCAGCATTTTGAAGAAATACAAGGTTTACTGCAGCTGATCACCTAA
- the AHSA2P gene encoding activator of 90 kDa heat shock protein ATPase homolog 2 isoform X1: MAKWGQGDPRWIVEEREDGTNVNNWHWTERDATSWSKGKLRELLVGIAVENEAGRCEISELKQVEGEASCSSRKGKLIFFYEWNIKLGWKGIIKESGAKHKGLIEIPNLSEENEVDDTEVNVSKKKGDGNILKDLMKTAGTAKVREALGDYLKALKTEFTMGMILPTKAMATQELTVKRKLSETTLQIQASSPVELGVRIPTVALHMTELFDTAIEQLYRIFTVKDLVQKFSKSPAVLEAEKGRKFQMFDGNITGEYVELLTNKKIVMKWRCRNWPEEHYAIVALNFVPTLGQTELQLDCKGVPVCEEENMKFCWQKQHFEEIQGLLQLIT; encoded by the exons ATGGCCAAGTGGGGCCAGGGAGACCCGCGCTGGATCGTGGAGGAGCGGGAGGACGGGACCAACGTGAACAACTGGCACTG GACAGAGCGGGATGCCACCAGCTGGTCCAAGGGGAAGCTCCGTGAGCTCCTGGTGGGCATTGCTGTGGAGAATGAGGCTGGCCGTTGCGAGATCAGTGAGCTGAAGCAGGTGGAAGGCGAGGCTTCCTGCAGCAGCCGCAAAGGAAAGCTGATTTTCTTCTATGAGTGGAACATCAAACTGGGCTGGAAAG GTATAATTAAAGAATCTGGTGCGAAGCACAAGGGGTTGATTGAAATACCCAACCTgtctgaagaaaatgaagtagATGACACTGAG GTGAACGTGagtaaaaagaaaggagatgggAATATACTGAAGGATCTTATGAAAACTGCAGGCACCGCCAAggtcagggaagcccttggagaTTACCTGAAGGCACTTAAGACGG AATTTACAATGGGAATGATTTTACCAACCAAAGCTATGGCAACCCAGGAATTGACTGTTAAAAGGAAACTGAGTGAGACTACCTTGCAG attCAGGCCTCCTCTCCAGTGGAGCTGGGCGTAAGGATTCCTACTGTGGCACTGCACATGACGGAACTGTTTGACACAGCTATTGAGCAGCTGTACAGAATCTTCACTGTGAAAGAT TTGGTGCAAAAATTTTCCAAATCTCCTGCTGTATTAGAAgctgaaaagggaaggaaattccaAATGTTTGATGGGAACATCACTGGTGAATATGTAGAATTG TTAACAAATAAAAAGATCGTCATGAAATGGAGATGTAGGAACTGGCCAGAAG aacaCTATGCAATAGTTGCACTGAATTTTGTGCCTACTCTAGGGCAGACGGAATTACAATTGGACTGTAAAGGAGTTCCTGTCTGTGAAGAAGAGAACATGAAATTCTGTTGGCAGAAGCAGCATTTTGAAGAAATACAAGGTTTACTGCAGCTGATCACCTAA